In Acidaminococcales bacterium, a single genomic region encodes these proteins:
- a CDS encoding rubrerythrin family protein — protein sequence MEKTMQGLAAAFAGESQANRKYTAYAAQADAQGYKQAAKLFRAAAEAETLHALAEFKALGKVKDTAENLKDAVAGETHEFKSMYPEFIEYAKEEKQPAAQRIFEQAAAAEKVHAELYQKVLDNLGKADSSDYYLCPICGYIHEGPYEGACPICGAKGSAFKKF from the coding sequence ATGGAAAAAACAATGCAGGGACTGGCGGCCGCTTTTGCGGGGGAATCGCAGGCCAACAGAAAGTACACGGCTTACGCCGCGCAGGCCGACGCGCAGGGGTACAAACAGGCGGCTAAACTTTTCCGGGCGGCGGCGGAGGCGGAAACCTTGCACGCGCTCGCCGAATTTAAAGCGCTGGGCAAGGTAAAGGACACGGCGGAAAACTTAAAAGACGCCGTAGCGGGGGAAACGCACGAATTCAAGAGCATGTACCCGGAATTCATCGAGTACGCCAAAGAGGAAAAACAACCGGCGGCCCAACGCATTTTTGAACAGGCGGCGGCGGCGGAAAAAGTGCACGCCGAACTTTACCAAAAAGTTTTGGACAACCTCGGCAAGGCGGACAGCTCCGATTACTATCTTTGCCCGATCTGCGGCTATATACACGAAGGGCCTTACGAAGGCGCTTGTCCGATCTGCGGGGCAAAAGGCTCTGCCTTTAAAAAATTTTAA
- a CDS encoding transporter substrate-binding domain-containing protein, giving the protein MILKTAKQTLLLLAALCVMATAGGAAQARALSEIVDSKVLFVGVPGDYEPFAFPDYDGEYIGHDVDAAKTIGQALGVEVIFVKSSWPDLTKDLLAGKFDMAAGGITRTTARQKDGQLSDIVYYFGKSLIIRKTDQNKFSKLEAVNQPDVKVGVNPGGTNERFARANLAKANIVVINDNMSIPGRVASGELDVMVSENVEVKKYTAKDARLAGAFVEKTLTRDTGGYFFRKADRELLDFVNLWLSNAKVNGTLEGLYDKWIK; this is encoded by the coding sequence ATGATTTTAAAAACGGCAAAACAAACTTTATTGCTGCTGGCGGCCTTATGCGTTATGGCAACGGCGGGCGGGGCGGCCCAGGCGAGGGCGCTGTCGGAAATCGTCGATTCCAAGGTTTTGTTTGTAGGCGTGCCGGGCGACTATGAACCTTTTGCTTTTCCTGATTATGACGGCGAATACATCGGGCATGACGTTGACGCCGCCAAAACAATCGGCCAGGCTCTGGGCGTGGAAGTCATATTCGTTAAATCGTCCTGGCCGGATTTGACCAAGGACCTGCTCGCCGGCAAGTTCGACATGGCGGCGGGCGGCATAACCAGGACGACGGCAAGGCAAAAGGACGGTCAGCTTTCCGACATTGTCTATTATTTCGGCAAATCCCTCATCATCCGCAAAACGGATCAAAATAAATTTTCCAAATTGGAAGCGGTCAACCAACCTGACGTAAAAGTGGGGGTGAACCCGGGCGGGACAAACGAGCGGTTCGCCCGCGCCAACCTCGCCAAGGCCAATATCGTCGTAATCAACGACAACATGTCCATCCCCGGCCGCGTCGCCAGCGGCGAATTGGACGTTATGGTCAGCGAGAACGTCGAAGTGAAAAAATACACGGCAAAGGACGCGCGGCTGGCTGGCGCCTTCGTGGAAAAAACCCTGACGCGCGACACGGGTGGGTACTTTTTCCGAAAAGCCGATCGCGAGCTTTTGGATTTTGTCAATTTATGGCTGTCTAACGCCAAAGTCAACGGAACGCTGGAAGGGCTCTACGACAAATGGATAAAATAG
- a CDS encoding universal stress protein: MYKKILVSIDDSERAFKALAHAARLAKASGAALFTLYIVKPDSAGGGAELSAHLPPLKKKLDEYLPGLTQENNFLLRQGKNIANIITATADELECDLIVLGSRRLPGARSVIARSVNNAVISLCQKPVLIV; encoded by the coding sequence TTGTACAAAAAAATACTTGTTTCCATAGACGACAGCGAAAGGGCCTTTAAAGCCCTGGCGCACGCCGCGCGCCTTGCCAAGGCGTCGGGGGCCGCCCTTTTTACCTTGTACATCGTAAAGCCCGACAGTGCCGGCGGCGGCGCGGAACTGTCCGCGCATTTGCCGCCCCTGAAAAAGAAATTGGATGAATACCTGCCCGGCCTTACGCAAGAGAACAATTTTCTCCTGCGCCAGGGGAAAAATATCGCCAACATCATTACCGCGACGGCGGACGAGCTGGAATGCGATCTTATCGTGCTCGGCAGCCGGCGACTGCCCGGCGCGCGCTCGGTCATAGCGCGCAGCGTAAACAACGCGGTGATCAGCCTGTGCCAAAAGCCTGTGCTGATAGTCTGA
- a CDS encoding DUF2520 domain-containing protein, which produces MDKSIGVIGAGRLGRALAARLKEKGCAVAGVTCATFDECRRAAKAAGVRPFADNGALAAASDILFITVPDAMIAATAADILAKGVKDGAVLLHCSGALSAFALPPDPRVSRGGFHPLQSFADKGAVFENIYVAVGGDPQALPTMLNLCAALGAKAMSVPDADRPLYHAAACMASNHLVALLAAAENIFARWADSPAGARAAFWPLVEGALRNLQSLGPEKALTGPIARGDSQTVGSHLQALPPEYIGLYKILSRQTLCLAQKSGSLTAEKIKELGEMLR; this is translated from the coding sequence ATGGATAAATCGATCGGAGTCATCGGCGCGGGGCGTTTGGGCCGCGCCCTGGCCGCCCGGCTGAAAGAAAAAGGCTGCGCCGTAGCCGGCGTTACCTGCGCTACTTTTGACGAATGCCGCCGCGCGGCAAAAGCCGCCGGCGTCAGGCCGTTCGCCGACAATGGCGCGTTGGCCGCGGCCAGCGACATATTGTTCATCACCGTCCCGGACGCCATGATTGCCGCCACGGCCGCAGACATCCTGGCCAAAGGCGTCAAAGACGGCGCGGTCTTGCTGCATTGCAGCGGCGCTTTGAGCGCTTTCGCCCTGCCGCCGGATCCGCGCGTTTCAAGGGGCGGTTTCCATCCTCTGCAAAGTTTCGCGGACAAAGGCGCCGTTTTTGAAAATATATACGTAGCTGTCGGCGGCGACCCGCAGGCGCTGCCGACAATGCTAAATCTTTGCGCCGCCCTGGGCGCAAAGGCCATGTCCGTCCCGGATGCCGACCGCCCGCTTTATCACGCGGCCGCCTGCATGGCTTCCAACCATCTCGTCGCGCTTTTGGCTGCGGCCGAAAATATCTTTGCCCGTTGGGCGGACAGCCCCGCCGGGGCGCGCGCGGCCTTTTGGCCGCTGGTCGAGGGCGCTTTGCGCAATTTGCAAAGCTTAGGGCCGGAAAAGGCCCTCACCGGGCCTATCGCCCGGGGCGACAGCCAAACGGTCGGCAGCCATTTGCAGGCCCTGCCGCCCGAATATATCGGCCTTTATAAAATCCTCAGCCGGCAAACCCTTTGCCTTGCCCAAAAGTCCGGCAGCCTGACGGCGGAGAAAATAAAAGAATTGGGCGAAATGTTAAGATAA